A single genomic interval of Microbulbifer variabilis harbors:
- the nudC gene encoding NAD(+) diphosphatase: MVDRFEPAANVWEAPEFSQQIIVAEGLVLCSGDRFIHEVDQLPPTTAISSHYLGELGGRSCGVRVLSAQFEIHGHDWRNLRSLLTSTEEYLFALAGRALQVAYWDRDHRFCGRCGTETHYHSLDRARTCPNCQLTVYPRISPCVIMLVTRGEECLLARHANRRNITYTALAGFIEPGESAEQALRREVREEVGLEVGKLRYVGSQPWPFPGQLMLGYLAEWQGGELCPDPNEIEEAQWFHYRSLPAIPPVQTLSGQLIHTFANLLAGGLKL; this comes from the coding sequence TTGGTTGATCGCTTTGAGCCTGCCGCAAATGTTTGGGAGGCTCCTGAGTTCTCCCAGCAAATTATTGTAGCGGAGGGCCTGGTTCTCTGTAGTGGAGACCGGTTCATTCACGAGGTGGATCAATTGCCACCTACTACTGCTATCTCAAGCCACTATCTCGGTGAGCTGGGAGGTCGCAGTTGCGGTGTTAGAGTACTTTCAGCTCAGTTTGAGATTCATGGGCATGACTGGCGTAACCTGCGTAGTCTACTTACTTCGACAGAGGAGTATCTATTTGCTTTAGCTGGCCGAGCTCTGCAGGTGGCTTATTGGGATCGAGATCACCGCTTTTGCGGCCGCTGCGGCACGGAAACCCATTACCATTCTCTAGACCGGGCCAGGACCTGCCCAAATTGTCAGTTGACGGTTTACCCAAGAATTTCTCCCTGCGTAATCATGTTGGTTACCCGTGGGGAGGAGTGCCTACTCGCTCGCCATGCCAATCGAAGAAATATCACCTATACCGCGCTGGCTGGATTTATTGAACCAGGTGAAAGTGCAGAGCAGGCTTTAAGGCGAGAAGTCCGAGAGGAAGTTGGACTTGAGGTGGGAAAACTCAGGTACGTCGGTAGCCAACCCTGGCCTTTTCCGGGGCAGTTGATGTTGGGATATCTGGCAGAGTGGCAGGGGGGGGAGCTATGCCCCGATCCAAATGAGATTGAGGAGGCTCAGTGGTTCCACTATCGTTCGCTGCCAGCTATTCCGCCAGTGCAAACTTTATCTGGACAGTTGATTCATACGTTTGCCAATTTATTGGCAGGCGGATTGAAGCTGTAG
- a CDS encoding cation/multidrug efflux pump, whose protein sequence is MYIVITFLIAVVALFLVFWGARVLLSGSWVMGFLRGSVGLVFFGLALWIVLVAADVYSYRNLGNEHSVGVVSFKKIAEQQFEVKFSDADGISQKFELYGDQWQLDARMLKWQGPLIRWGIEPAYRLDRLSGRYLTLQDERVRERSVHQIDGANYGVDIWQFVRGFDKNLPFVDAVYGSATFLPMEDGAVYEVRISHSGLLARPLNQQATTALDGWQ, encoded by the coding sequence ATGTATATCGTGATCACCTTCCTAATAGCGGTAGTGGCTCTGTTCCTCGTCTTTTGGGGAGCGAGGGTACTATTGAGTGGCTCTTGGGTGATGGGTTTTTTGCGCGGCTCTGTAGGGCTGGTTTTCTTTGGTTTGGCCCTTTGGATCGTTTTGGTTGCTGCGGATGTATACAGTTATCGAAATCTAGGTAATGAGCATAGCGTTGGCGTTGTGTCATTTAAAAAGATCGCGGAGCAGCAGTTTGAAGTGAAGTTTTCTGATGCCGATGGTATTTCGCAAAAATTTGAGCTGTATGGAGATCAGTGGCAATTGGATGCCCGTATGCTGAAGTGGCAAGGCCCTTTGATACGCTGGGGTATCGAGCCAGCTTATCGCCTGGATCGCCTGAGTGGTCGTTATCTTACCTTGCAAGATGAAAGAGTACGCGAACGCTCTGTGCATCAAATTGATGGCGCAAATTATGGGGTTGATATTTGGCAGTTTGTACGAGGGTTTGATAAAAATCTTCCTTTCGTTGATGCCGTCTACGGGAGCGCAACCTTCTTGCCGATGGAGGATGGTGCAGTTTATGAGGTGCGTATCAGTCACAGTGGCTTGTTGGCGCGACCATTAAATCAGCAGGCGACCACTGCCTTGGATGGTTGGCAGTAG
- a CDS encoding pseudouridine synthase, whose translation MSCEPEIIYEDEHLLAAYKPEGWLVHRSEIDRHETRILLQHLRNLSGYHLYPVHRLDKPTSGVIIFGKSSAVAAQLQHQLEGKGSLKKYLAVCRGYCPEQETIDYPLPPVADFKHQRKRPKSELPRQEAITLFQRLATIELPYEVDRYPTSRYSLVEIQLKTGRRHQIRRHFKHIHHPLIGCPKYGKSSHNHFFSQQFNCGRLLLHAVKLELQHPASQKLLVLQAEPRGKFMKLLQTFGWSDALNH comes from the coding sequence ATGAGTTGTGAACCAGAGATTATCTATGAGGACGAACACCTGCTTGCCGCTTATAAGCCTGAAGGCTGGCTCGTTCACCGCTCCGAGATAGACCGTCACGAGACACGTATCCTCCTGCAGCACCTCCGCAATCTAAGTGGTTATCATTTATACCCAGTTCACAGACTAGATAAGCCTACATCTGGAGTTATTATTTTTGGCAAAAGCAGTGCGGTCGCCGCTCAGCTCCAACATCAACTGGAAGGTAAGGGCTCCCTAAAGAAATATCTTGCTGTTTGCCGCGGATACTGCCCCGAACAGGAGACCATTGATTACCCACTCCCACCGGTAGCAGACTTTAAACACCAGAGGAAACGCCCCAAGTCAGAGCTTCCCCGCCAGGAGGCCATCACCCTCTTTCAGCGGCTCGCCACCATAGAACTACCTTATGAGGTGGATCGCTATCCCACCAGCCGATATTCACTGGTAGAAATTCAGCTGAAAACTGGTCGCCGACATCAAATCCGCAGACACTTCAAGCATATTCACCACCCCTTAATTGGTTGCCCCAAATATGGAAAATCTTCCCACAACCATTTTTTTTCTCAGCAGTTTAATTGTGGGAGACTGCTACTACATGCCGTAAAATTAGAATTACAGCACCCAGCTAGTCAAAAATTATTAGTATTACAGGCCGAACCACGAGGAAAGTTCATGAAGCTTCTGCAGACATTTGGCTGGTCTGATGCACTCAACCACTGA
- a CDS encoding RtcB family protein, with protein sequence MPVKIVLNKNAQQGSVPVKIYTDEIEPQALQQLKNIAQLPIVHSHVAAMPDVHLGKGATVGSVIPTVDAVIPSAVGVDIGCGMNAVRTSLHAHQLPDNLKALREAIEVKVPIGQGRHKMISARESACKLLAPGVDRLFEKHPGLLKRLHQPQKTWVTQMGTLGGGNHFIEICLDENNAVWVMLHSGSRGVGNAIGQHFIQLARKDMAGHIRNLPDKDLAYFSEGNHHLDDYIEAVSWAQEYARVNREEMMRLVLNCLKNFLPKFTLTSEVINCHHNYVMRERHFEQDIFITRKGAISAKKDQLGIIPGSMGAKSYIVRGRGIAESFHSCAHGAGRKMSRSAARQRFTRQDLEEQTRGVQCRKDKGVIDEIPAAYKDIDQVMDNQSDLVEVEHTLRQVICIKG encoded by the coding sequence ATGCCTGTAAAAATTGTGCTAAATAAAAATGCACAGCAAGGTAGTGTGCCGGTAAAAATATATACCGATGAAATCGAGCCGCAGGCCTTGCAGCAGCTAAAAAATATTGCTCAGTTACCAATCGTACACTCCCATGTTGCGGCAATGCCGGATGTACATTTAGGAAAAGGGGCAACCGTTGGTTCTGTGATCCCAACAGTAGATGCGGTAATCCCATCAGCGGTAGGGGTGGATATTGGCTGCGGAATGAATGCAGTGCGAACTTCGTTACATGCCCATCAGTTGCCTGACAACCTGAAAGCATTGCGGGAGGCCATTGAGGTGAAAGTACCCATTGGACAGGGTCGTCACAAGATGATCAGTGCCAGGGAATCTGCCTGCAAACTTTTAGCTCCCGGTGTGGATAGGTTGTTTGAAAAACATCCTGGGCTACTAAAAAGGCTGCATCAGCCACAGAAAACTTGGGTTACCCAGATGGGGACCCTGGGTGGCGGCAATCATTTTATTGAAATTTGTCTGGATGAAAATAATGCGGTTTGGGTGATGCTGCACTCAGGCAGTCGAGGTGTTGGCAATGCTATTGGACAGCACTTTATCCAGTTGGCTCGAAAGGATATGGCAGGACATATACGTAATCTGCCAGATAAAGATTTGGCTTACTTTTCCGAAGGTAACCACCATCTTGATGATTACATCGAGGCGGTAAGCTGGGCCCAGGAGTACGCTAGAGTTAATCGGGAAGAAATGATGAGGTTGGTTTTGAATTGTCTCAAAAATTTTCTGCCAAAATTTACGCTCACCAGTGAGGTAATCAATTGTCATCACAATTATGTAATGCGCGAACGCCATTTTGAGCAGGATATTTTTATTACCCGTAAAGGGGCGATCAGTGCGAAAAAAGATCAGCTGGGAATTATTCCAGGCTCAATGGGAGCCAAGTCCTATATTGTGCGTGGACGTGGTATTGCCGAATCATTCCACTCATGCGCTCATGGAGCTGGCCGCAAAATGAGTCGTAGCGCAGCGCGCCAGAGGTTTACCAGGCAGGATCTTGAAGAGCAGACTAGGGGTGTTCAATGCCGTAAAGATAAGGGAGTGATTGATGAAATTCCGGCGGCCTATAAAGATATAGATCAAGTTATGGATAATCAGTCAGACCTTGTCGAAGTGGAGCATACCCTGCGTCAGGTAATATGTATTAAGGGGTAG
- a CDS encoding patatin-like phospholipase family protein encodes MSQGNEKSLIPVQNSALVLSGGGARAAYQAGVLKALAEVVPEDNPRPFKIICGTSAGAMNAMMLAAHPGTFKEAIESMCSVWMNLSVERVYRTSWFSLISNLLSISRSLFNQGVGREKPLALLDNFPLRQLLLDVINFDNIQKNIDAGHLHATCINALSYSEGESVSFYQAADGVRGWQRFRRFGVSTRLTVDHLLASSAIPAIFPAVKIDDIYYCDGAIRQMAPISPALHLGAKRVFIVGVSDNRSPVHWGSRRSNNQVHSPSMAQITAQWFNAAFIDSLEGDLEHLDRVNTLLDSVEEDKFADLSPLRPVESVVIEPSQSLARLGGRKLKYLPPALRWLFRSTGATRSGGGVSAASYLLFERPYIEELIELGYQDAMWEKDKLRYFLRPQPKLEVERRGLFGSRKKSIEDQLGQGDVSS; translated from the coding sequence GTGTCTCAAGGTAACGAAAAGTCCCTGATTCCGGTGCAGAACAGCGCGTTAGTGCTCTCGGGTGGTGGCGCCCGTGCTGCTTATCAGGCCGGGGTTCTCAAAGCCCTAGCAGAAGTTGTGCCCGAAGATAACCCGCGCCCTTTTAAAATTATTTGCGGCACATCTGCTGGCGCTATGAATGCCATGATGCTGGCCGCTCACCCAGGTACATTTAAAGAAGCGATCGAGAGTATGTGCTCGGTGTGGATGAACCTGAGTGTGGAGCGGGTGTACCGCACTAGCTGGTTTAGCTTAATAAGTAATTTATTATCTATTAGCCGTTCGCTGTTTAATCAGGGTGTTGGGCGAGAAAAACCTCTTGCACTTCTCGATAATTTCCCCTTGCGTCAGCTTTTACTGGATGTAATTAATTTCGATAATATCCAAAAAAATATCGACGCAGGCCATCTACACGCAACTTGCATTAATGCGCTTTCATATAGTGAGGGCGAGTCGGTGAGCTTTTATCAAGCTGCGGATGGTGTGAGAGGTTGGCAGCGCTTTCGCCGGTTTGGAGTTTCCACCCGCTTGACGGTGGATCACCTGCTCGCCTCATCTGCAATCCCCGCAATTTTTCCTGCAGTAAAAATCGACGACATTTACTACTGCGATGGTGCAATTCGTCAAATGGCTCCCATCAGCCCGGCCTTACACCTTGGAGCTAAGCGTGTCTTTATCGTAGGTGTTTCCGATAACCGCTCTCCAGTTCACTGGGGTAGTCGGCGTAGCAATAATCAGGTCCATTCTCCTTCAATGGCCCAGATTACTGCTCAGTGGTTCAATGCTGCTTTTATTGATAGCTTGGAAGGGGATTTGGAACATTTGGATAGGGTTAATACCTTACTGGATTCTGTGGAAGAAGATAAATTTGCCGATCTCTCTCCTCTTCGGCCAGTAGAATCCGTGGTTATTGAACCATCGCAGAGTCTCGCCAGATTGGGAGGGAGAAAATTAAAGTATCTACCGCCGGCGTTGCGTTGGTTATTTCGCTCCACAGGTGCGACGCGGTCTGGAGGCGGAGTCTCCGCGGCAAGTTACTTGCTTTTTGAGCGGCCTTATATTGAGGAGTTGATTGAGCTTGGCTACCAGGATGCAATGTGGGAGAAAGATAAATTGCGCTATTTCTTGAGGCCTCAGCCCAAACTTGAGGTGGAGCGAAGAGGCCTCTTTGGTTCACGTAAAAAGAGTATCGAGGATCAGCTTGGGCAGGGAGATGTTTCGTCGTAA
- a CDS encoding YhdH/YhfP family quinone oxidoreductase, whose product MNSSQEREFRAIRVEEVAAGKFDQLLVKRHLRDLPSNPLLLRVSYSSLNYKDAMSAFGNRSITREYPHTPGIDAVGSVLEDQSGKFTPGTELLVTGYDLGMNTPGGLAEVTAVPSEWALPLPEGLSARESMALGTAGLTAALCVDRLLEAGAMPEDGEVLVSGATGGVGSIAVALLAKLGFRVAAVTGKLEAADFLAELGAWKVLDRDTLAPFANKAMAKPLWAWAVDTVGGETLFNVVKSLAYGGGVAACGMASGAQFHANVFPFILRGISLLGVDSVELPVEKKAAVWQKLAGPWYIGDKLKLIAEDISLEQAPEFLARLHRGHGIGRYVVNMAL is encoded by the coding sequence ATGAATAGTTCTCAGGAAAGGGAGTTTCGGGCCATTAGGGTGGAAGAGGTGGCCGCTGGAAAATTTGATCAACTACTGGTGAAGCGACATCTCCGAGATTTGCCTAGTAACCCCTTGTTGCTTAGAGTTTCCTATTCCTCTCTGAACTACAAGGATGCTATGTCTGCATTTGGAAACCGCAGTATTACCAGAGAGTACCCGCACACTCCAGGGATTGATGCGGTAGGCTCAGTGCTCGAAGACCAAAGTGGTAAATTCACGCCAGGAACTGAACTCTTAGTCACAGGTTATGATTTAGGCATGAATACCCCAGGCGGCTTGGCGGAGGTTACTGCTGTTCCCTCTGAGTGGGCTCTACCGCTTCCAGAGGGGCTCAGCGCCAGGGAATCTATGGCGCTTGGTACTGCTGGGTTAACCGCAGCCCTCTGTGTGGACCGGCTATTGGAGGCTGGAGCCATGCCAGAAGATGGTGAAGTATTGGTCAGCGGTGCTACTGGCGGAGTCGGCTCAATTGCGGTGGCGCTGCTGGCAAAGTTGGGCTTTCGAGTAGCTGCGGTGACCGGGAAACTTGAAGCGGCAGACTTTCTCGCTGAATTGGGTGCTTGGAAGGTACTTGACCGAGATACTTTAGCGCCATTTGCCAACAAGGCCATGGCTAAACCCTTATGGGCTTGGGCTGTAGATACAGTAGGCGGTGAAACCCTTTTTAATGTGGTTAAATCCCTAGCATACGGTGGTGGTGTAGCGGCATGTGGTATGGCTTCGGGCGCACAGTTTCATGCAAATGTATTCCCTTTTATTTTGCGAGGTATCAGTCTGCTGGGTGTTGATAGTGTAGAGCTGCCAGTAGAAAAGAAAGCTGCGGTTTGGCAAAAGCTAGCTGGCCCATGGTATATCGGCGATAAGCTAAAACTTATTGCGGAAGATATATCACTTGAACAGGCACCGGAATTTCTGGCACGGTTACACCGAGGCCATGGCATCGGCCGCTATGTCGTTAATATGGCACTTTAG
- the sohB gene encoding protease SohB → MEFLIEYGLFLAKIVTVIVALMVLIGFIFANREQLKERVQGHISVTRLNDRYEQFKETLLEAVMEKHEFNQRKKQLAKDKKAEEKALAKKHKAAAKEKTSKEGNLGGETKEPQADAREAEKISDSTDGRKRIFVTHFNGDIKASELSRLREEITAILQVAEAGDEVLLCLESPGGMVANYGLAASQLARVRSAGIQLTIAVDKVAASGGYMMACVADRILAAPFAMLGSIGVLAQLPNFNRLLKRHDVDYELFTAGEFKRTVTMFGENTEEGREKFQSDLEEIHVLFQHFISEYRPNLDVAKVATGEVWFGQKALTMGLVDELKTSDEYLTDCAKHADLFQVEYKEKKNIAKKMGLAAEAGVESALTRLFSRLSAWRHHAQ, encoded by the coding sequence GTGGAATTTTTAATTGAATACGGCCTGTTCCTGGCAAAAATAGTAACTGTTATCGTTGCTCTGATGGTGTTGATAGGTTTTATTTTTGCTAATCGAGAGCAGCTTAAAGAGAGGGTGCAGGGACACATCAGTGTTACTCGATTGAATGACCGCTACGAGCAGTTTAAAGAAACTCTGCTCGAAGCTGTTATGGAAAAACATGAGTTTAATCAACGTAAAAAGCAGCTAGCAAAGGATAAGAAAGCTGAGGAAAAAGCCCTGGCTAAAAAGCATAAGGCGGCGGCCAAAGAGAAAACCTCCAAAGAAGGTAATCTAGGCGGTGAGACGAAAGAGCCACAAGCTGATGCCCGAGAGGCAGAGAAAATCTCGGATTCGACAGATGGGCGCAAGCGTATTTTTGTCACCCACTTTAATGGCGACATCAAAGCCAGTGAGCTTTCGCGTTTGCGGGAGGAAATTACTGCAATTCTTCAAGTTGCAGAGGCTGGTGATGAGGTACTGCTCTGCTTGGAAAGCCCCGGAGGAATGGTGGCCAACTATGGTCTGGCCGCAAGCCAGTTGGCACGTGTACGTAGTGCGGGCATTCAGCTCACTATTGCAGTGGATAAAGTGGCGGCAAGTGGCGGTTATATGATGGCCTGCGTGGCAGACAGAATTCTCGCTGCACCTTTCGCAATGTTGGGCTCTATCGGTGTTTTGGCGCAGCTGCCTAACTTTAATCGCTTGCTAAAGCGTCACGATGTGGATTATGAGCTTTTCACTGCGGGTGAGTTCAAGCGCACAGTAACCATGTTCGGAGAAAATACTGAAGAGGGACGTGAGAAGTTCCAGAGTGATCTGGAGGAAATACATGTACTTTTCCAGCACTTTATCAGTGAGTACCGCCCCAACTTGGATGTTGCCAAGGTTGCGACAGGAGAAGTTTGGTTTGGGCAAAAGGCTCTGACAATGGGCCTTGTGGATGAGCTGAAAACATCTGATGAGTACCTGACAGATTGTGCTAAACATGCTGACCTGTTTCAGGTGGAATACAAAGAGAAGAAAAATATCGCCAAGAAAATGGGGTTGGCTGCTGAGGCCGGGGTAGAGTCGGCCCTGACACGTCTATTCTCAAGATTGAGCGCATGGCGTCATCACGCCCAGTAA
- a CDS encoding YchJ family protein: MTDHACPCGSGKKFQSCCNLFLSGQAYPNTAENLMRSRYCAYAMGNLAYLRKTWHPDTYPDLRQEDLETQWTRLEVIKSKAGLKRSVVEFKAWYSENEQEHVIHEVSLFKLYKKKWVYLEALPEWPEEGRT, from the coding sequence ATGACGGATCACGCCTGCCCCTGCGGCTCAGGTAAGAAATTTCAGAGCTGTTGCAACCTCTTCCTCTCTGGGCAAGCCTATCCCAATACTGCAGAGAACCTGATGCGCAGCCGTTATTGCGCTTATGCGATGGGAAACCTGGCCTATCTGCGCAAAACTTGGCATCCAGACACCTATCCAGATCTTCGCCAGGAGGACCTGGAGACCCAGTGGACGAGACTGGAGGTTATTAAAAGCAAAGCTGGCCTGAAGAGATCGGTGGTAGAGTTTAAGGCGTGGTATTCAGAAAATGAGCAGGAACATGTAATTCATGAAGTATCCCTGTTCAAACTCTACAAAAAAAAGTGGGTGTATCTGGAAGCGCTCCCCGAATGGCCTGAAGAAGGCAGAACCTAA
- a CDS encoding TetR/AcrR family transcriptional regulator: protein MSRVDKSAIVRAAEEVVREKGARKLTLDAVATQCGLSKGGLIHHFRTKQSLLKAMLEAAIAREDASAEACTKAGGDLLTSRLSSIFELMEDDEGLPRSLIAAVAEDPALLEPVKVKEAELRSEISQTYKDPEFAQLLILAAQGMFFGRVLGVVEPEDPMLTRLRERLLMLSADLT from the coding sequence GTGTCCAGAGTCGATAAATCTGCCATTGTCCGTGCTGCCGAAGAGGTGGTGCGAGAGAAGGGGGCACGCAAGCTCACTCTCGATGCAGTGGCTACCCAGTGCGGGTTAAGTAAGGGTGGTTTAATTCATCACTTCAGAACCAAACAGTCTCTTCTCAAAGCGATGTTGGAGGCAGCGATTGCCAGGGAAGATGCCAGTGCTGAAGCTTGCACCAAAGCTGGCGGTGACTTGTTGACCTCTCGGCTGAGTTCCATTTTTGAACTAATGGAAGATGATGAAGGCTTGCCCCGTTCATTGATTGCAGCAGTAGCCGAAGATCCGGCGCTCCTGGAACCAGTTAAGGTTAAGGAGGCTGAATTGCGCAGTGAAATCTCCCAAACCTACAAAGACCCCGAGTTTGCACAGCTGTTGATTCTCGCAGCCCAAGGTATGTTCTTTGGGCGTGTGTTGGGTGTGGTGGAGCCAGAAGATCCGATGCTCACCCGTTTACGCGAACGTTTGTTGATGCTTTCTGCAGATCTCACCTGA
- a CDS encoding efflux RND transporter periplasmic adaptor subunit, with translation MKLSVSSRAPLALLMAAVVILAGCSGSEKEEQRAERLWPVKVATVQSTNKVADRQFAGRVKAVQSVDLSFQVGGKLDKLNLREGEIIPKGTLIAELDDRDYRRRVKEARVNVELLEKTLNRQRSLASSKVISQQQLDETESNFDLAKVTLERAEQDLAYTKLTVPFDALATRQLVENYTNVQPGQPIVRLQNISEVRIQISVPEKMLATVNEEQISSVLAEFEFLPGEQFALQYREHQAEADSVTQTYAVELGMPRPQNVQILPGMTARVTVKMKEGSGDFWIPLAAVQSNSEGKPYVWQINEDQSVSKVQVALGRTNGEAVQITKGLSAAMKLVAAGGQHLYDGAKVRNYVQH, from the coding sequence ATGAAATTGTCGGTAAGTTCTCGTGCCCCACTAGCCCTGCTTATGGCAGCGGTGGTCATTCTTGCGGGTTGCTCCGGCTCGGAGAAAGAAGAGCAACGTGCTGAGCGGTTGTGGCCGGTGAAAGTGGCCACCGTTCAGAGCACCAATAAAGTGGCAGATCGCCAATTTGCAGGCAGGGTAAAAGCTGTGCAGAGCGTGGACCTTTCTTTTCAGGTTGGCGGTAAGCTCGATAAGCTAAATCTTCGAGAGGGCGAAATCATTCCTAAAGGCACTTTGATTGCCGAGCTTGACGATCGCGATTACCGACGCCGGGTAAAGGAAGCCCGGGTAAATGTAGAGCTTCTGGAGAAAACATTGAATCGACAGCGCTCACTGGCAAGTTCCAAAGTGATTTCCCAGCAGCAGCTCGATGAAACCGAGAGTAACTTTGACCTTGCCAAAGTAACCCTGGAAAGAGCGGAACAGGATTTAGCTTATACCAAGCTGACGGTTCCCTTTGATGCGTTGGCAACACGGCAGCTTGTCGAGAATTACACTAACGTTCAGCCAGGCCAGCCCATTGTGCGCTTACAGAATATTTCTGAGGTGCGTATACAAATTTCTGTGCCGGAAAAAATGTTGGCTACTGTCAACGAAGAGCAAATAAGCTCAGTGTTAGCGGAGTTTGAGTTTCTTCCGGGTGAGCAGTTTGCTTTGCAATACCGTGAACACCAAGCGGAAGCCGACAGTGTAACCCAGACCTACGCGGTGGAACTGGGGATGCCGCGACCGCAGAATGTTCAGATCCTTCCTGGTATGACTGCCCGAGTGACGGTCAAAATGAAAGAGGGCAGCGGAGATTTTTGGATTCCTCTGGCGGCGGTGCAGAGCAATAGTGAGGGGAAACCCTATGTCTGGCAAATTAATGAAGATCAATCGGTTTCCAAGGTTCAGGTGGCTCTTGGCCGTACCAATGGTGAAGCCGTACAGATCACTAAGGGCTTGTCAGCAGCGATGAAGTTGGTAGCTGCGGGCGGTCAGCATCTCTATGACGGTGCAAAAGTTCGCAATTATGTACAGCACTAG